atatataaagtaactTTCTAACGGAATTTTATCAGTTtaacagttttttttattttaccgttaaaattaacgccgttaattgtatgaataaattaaagtagctctctcttcttaaaagttcttaattttttaatttctcttccaaatcacttataaataaattcataattattaaaattcatataGCATGTATCGATCATGTAACttatgcattgatgatcatatataaatatatattctatattctattatatatatgatattatatataaattataatttatatataaatttgtatatgtaatttaaaatttctattcaaacaaagagaaatgtaaaataattaagtttaaatctatttatcaactaaatttacgaatacaattattctaataaaatattatttatttatcaatttaaattcattataaaacattaaaatcaaataataatatcttataaaaatcttagtattttatttctttatatcaatttttaaaaataatctatttatttaactaaGAAAACGTGCTCGGCACGTTATTTTACTGTTAAAGATTTATCTCCTATGCTGCATAGGTTTGATTCaaggttcattttttttttaattctaaatgctttaaaactgaCTTAAATCTATCttattagaaattatatatatatttttaaaagcattatattattaattaaaatttttttcttaataaaaataatattaatttttaaaaataatatttctatatattggACGAACGTCCTTGGACGTTGCCCAATTACTAgtgtgtatataatatatatatatatatatttatataatgggGAAAAAATGACTGAGGGAGTAAAACTGAcccaaaaaatttcaaagaGATCGAGCAAAACTGTGTTATATGGAAAATTTTAAGATTATCTGAGTTATAATATTCGtaattataaaatttcatttcatttaatatttcaatttttttctttgcctTAAAATCAGTAATGTTAGGTTTGTTCTTattgatgtgacatattttaaataatttatataatgataaataatatttttcatgtagAACAAAAATATGTAGAAATGAATTTCTTGTTTGAAAAGATTTTGACATAATAAATGATAGCTTTTATAGTTGATTTTGTCATCTCAATTCCATCAATTGATGTATTataattaaactaatttttatttatttaaatacttaacttataaaagaatttaaaacatATCAAGTGAATATGATAAAAGTTTAAGAGGTTgcctagaaaaaaaattaagagattgtttagatagtgagatgaggtgatatagttttaaataaaagttgaaggttgaataaaatattattagaatattattttttaatattattattgttttgatacttagaaaagttgaattgagatttaaaaatattaaattgtttattatattttatgtgaaaattaaaaaaaattataataatgagatgagataagatgaaataagagTATTTTTTCAAACGGTTGGAAAGccacaatataatttttttaaaacaaaaatgagcAATTATTGTTAGCGCACGTTTGAgattgtaatattaaatataacttataattttaaaacttataccttataacttaagtaataagttctactattaaaaagttatttactgtttgataattatatatttaaagtactttcaaacattttatatttgtttggaaataaatttaaaaagtattttttgaggtagaaatgacgattatttaaatttttaaaaattatgatcatattcttaaaagtttgaaagttataattattttaaaattgtatagttatttttgtccATTGAaggtctttttaaaatttgaattacgtCCGCATTATCTAGAAAATCAtatttgagaaaatgatgtttttccttaaacgtactttttagcttattcgagattaaaatttgtttaatatgtaacatctaaacaacttaattttttcattaaaaaacttttaaaaatatttaagaacttTTTAAAACTCTTACTATAATCACAAACAGACCTTTACAAGAGAATATAGGTTGAATGGTACTTTTctttataacaataaaaatgGATGCATATTTAAATCAAAACAAGAAGGAAATTTTTGacttttgatttattattattattattattattattatttatcttttttattcatCTATTACAATTCCCAATTTAACGTTTCCAATAGAAGAAGTTGAGGATGGTGCATTGGAATTTGGTTCTAAAAGCCCGAAAGGTAGAAGACGCCATCAACGGTCCAAGACTCCAAGTCATGCTCGCACTGTCCAGAGGGTTTAACCATAGGTTTTTAACCTTCCACAGGCACCTTACTAGTCCTCTCATGGCCAACAACGCTCCCCTGAAGCGCGTCGGCACTCACAATGGGAGCTTCCACTGCGACGAGGCCCTCGGTTGCTTCATGATTCGCCTCACCGATAAGTTCTGCAACGCCGAAATCGTCCGCACCCGCGACATCCAGGTTCGTTCCTCGAAATGGTTTCCTGCTTGGTTACCTAGAGATAACGACGGAAATAGAAAAGTAAATGGAAAGAATACGGCTGTTTTCTGAATTGGTTGTTCTTAGGATTCTCATGaacttttattaatttaatgggTTCTCCTAAGTGGCCAAGTCCGGATTTTCTTGGTTATAGAGAAAACggttgaaaaataaaaggttatAGGAAGAGAAGCTAATATTTTTGTAGAAGCCTGTTGTTTGAATTTGCTGTTCTTGGGATTTTCGCATTTTTCGTTATCTCAAGGGGTACTCAGCAAGTATAAGTGGACCATTGTTTAGCTCGGAATCAAAATGCTCTATCTTGTTACTGAGGAATTTTAGTTCTAAGGTTTTCGAGGAATTATTGAGTTCAATCGATTAACGGAGAATTAGAAgttttggttttaaggataatCTCTGAAGGAGGTTTGGTTTTAGTGGGATCTGAATGGAGATGTTTTTCATTTCTCTATgtgaatttaattttcttttttcaatcgTTTTGAGGGTTGTAGGTGCTGGAGGGTCTCGATGCTGTTCTTGATGTTGGGGGTGTGTATGATCCAATTCAAGATCGGTATGATCATCACCAGAAAGGGTTTGATGAGGTTTTTGGGCACGGCTTCTTTACCAAGCTCAGTAGTGCTGGTCTTGTCTACAAGGTAATCCTCTGTTCAAGTGCACATTGGTACTTGATATGTGGGAGATGGAAGTATCTACACGGTTTGTGTTAGTTTTATTTGATCTGatttggtttcattttttttcgcCATTTTCTTTGTTAGAAtctaattttcatttcttttacatGTTGGCATTTAGcattttggaaaggaaataataGCCAAGGAACTTCAAGTTGATGAAGGGCACCCGGATGTGCATCGGTTATTTTTGGCTGTGTACAAGAGCTTCATGGAggtactaatttatttatattgggATGGCCGTGCATCTATGGGATAGGATTATTTTCAGAAAAGTTTTGTTACTTCCTGTATTTGAGTGAAGATGTTCATTTAATGTGATGTTGAATATCTTCAAAAGAGGAAGGTGACTGATTTCATATTTATTGCGTGCTGACAGCTTCAGATGTGTAGATTCTTCTTGTTCTTAACTGGTGGTGAATGAAGTGTCCATtaagtttttatatattcttgCAGGCAATCGATGCTATTGACAATGGGATCAATCAGTTTGATACGGAGAAACCTCCAAGATACTTGAATAATACAAACTTGTCTTCAAGAGTTGGAAGATTCAATTTGGATTGGATAGACCCTGATCAATCACCTGAGAAGGAGAATGAGGCCTTTCAACAAGCTATGTCTCTGGCTGGTCATGAGTTTTTAGATGTGAGGTTTTTATATCGTTAATGGTTAAGCTtcaattttgttcttttattcGTTAAATTATTTACTTTTACCATACACCTGCAAAAGCATAGAGATTAAAATGGGCCATagttattgcattttttttttaatgtgtgtaCACTTTTAATGTGACAGCCCTCTCCTACTTTCAGAGTGTTAGGTATCATGCAAAATCATGGTTGCCAGCGAGGTCAATTATAGAGGAGTGTCTTGCAGCAAGACAGGATAGTGATCCTTCTGGAGAAATTATGGTTTTGAATAGATTCTGTCCTGTAAGTTGGCTAGGCTTATCTTTCTTTTTGCCTACACAATATTGTTAGTCTAAAGCTGCTTCATACGGATATTCTATTCGATCTGCAGAATGTTTCATCCATTTGATCTGTCGTATGCCACTTACtgtttttttcctctctgttttatgttgatttatataattgttGTTTTCTGTGTCTTTTTTATCCGGTAATGGGTAGAGAAGTTGAATAGCTACTACATTTGGATTgcctttaatttttcttaaataaagcATGTTGCTTAGGATATGAGCTTCCATGTTATGGCAAACAATGGTCTCTACATTACTACATCAATTACATACTTCATGTTCATAATCTCTAATCTGGTTTTATGTGCTACAGTGATTTTTCTTGAATAAAAGGCTAAGAATATAAATTACTCTATTATGGCAAACAATAACATATTCATCGATCATCATGTTCAGAAGACTTTAACCTGATTTTTTGCCTTGCAGTGGAAGCTTCACTTGCTTGAGCTTGAGGAAGAGATGAAGATTGACCCTCTCATCAAATATATTGTCTATCAGGTAGTTATACCTATCTTGTGcaatttttgtgcttttttgtTTCCTTCAGACAGATAGATGGCTTTGTTCACAGGTAGGTTTGGTAGCAGGATATTTTTCCTATcatttttttcagaaattctattcatcattctcTCATCATCTTCTTATGTAGCACCAAATGATTGCAGAAGTATCTGTTACTTTTCACTTATCTACCAATCATTTGATACCATATTAGGGGATGATGAAAAAGTGATAAATGGTATTTTCCCTTTTTTACCATATCGTTCAGAGATTCTGTCCTTAAAAAGAGGCAAGTCGTTTTTCTCTAGCATGgtaatttttaatgtaatttttttcttctagatGTAAAGCTTGGAGCGCCTggagtttgagagagagagagagagagagagagagagagagagagagagagagagagagagagagagagagagagagagagagagagagagtgtgtgtgtgtgtttggggAATTTGTTTGCATAATGGTGTTCTACCTTTTATTTTCGCATGTGACTACTTTCTGTGTCTCCTGGTTACAAATACCTTTAAAATGAAGGTTGCTATAATATGTGTTAGGCATACCCAATTGAgagtaatgttattttttagtAGTGCAACGGCCCCAGCGGGGCACTTTTCTCTGTTATTTTTCTCAGATTGCTGTCTGCCTATGATCAGTAAGGATATCAAATAAATGTCGCGATCGTTTGAACATCTTGTTTAGCATATTCATTTGATTCCAGTTTACCGTCCTAAATTATATGTTTTTTCTGAGGAGACTTCTGAATGTGTATATATTGCAACACAATCTCTAGGATGACAGGAACAAAACTTGGAGAGTGCAGGCAGTAGCCGTGTCCCCTGATAGGTTTGAGAGCAGAAAGCCTCTTCCTTCTCAATGGCGAGGACTAACAGATGATGAACTCTCAAGGGAGGTGGGTATTCCTGGCTGTGTTTTTGTCCATATGAGTGGGTTTATTGGTGGGAATCGAAGTTATGAGGGTGCTCTGGCCATGGCAAAAGCTGCTTTGAAGCTCTAACTGAAGAAAAGTGATCTGAGTCAGTGATTTTATTAGTTCGGATTCTGAGAGATTTTTGGCATTTCTGCGGGATctacctatttttttttttcctgtttccaTTTTATGTGCCTTGGGCAGCAATTTTGAAGTCCCATGTGGTTTCTCACAGCTTGTTGTGGGATGCATTTGGAAGATTTTAGCTTTTGGTTAataacttttatccatttccgATTTCAGCATGTATATATAGCTGTGTTTTCTACATAAAAACCAACGCAGGCCGGTGTTCATCAGCTTGGAATGACCAGCAAATCAAATGCAGAATACCTTAACACAATAATCGAATAGCCAACAATAAATGATAAATTGATCTCAAGGGCAAGACGATAACGAGTTATATTGCGTCTTTTATAGAGGTTTGGTTAAGATTGCACGTGCCTCATAATTGCACGTGCACGTGACTCATCATCGAATAAAATCTTCAGCAAGGATGAGTGGCAATCGAAGTCAGCACTCCAATCACGTCTCTTTGAACAACTCCCATGGCCTCCGCCACCCCCAGATCCCTCAAAGCTCGTCTCAACGACGGTGAAGGGCCCTTCTATGGCCTCTTCCTCCTCAGCTTCTCACCCACCCTCGCAGAGATCGCTGGCCATGCAGGCTACGACTTCGTCGTCGTCGACATGGAGCATGGCTCCGGTGGCATTTCCGATGCCCTCCCTTGTCTTCGCGCCCTCGCCGCCACCGGTACCCCTGCCATCCTCAGGGTCCCGGATAACTCTCCCACCTGGGCCAAGAAAGCCCTCGACTTAGGCCCTCAGGGCATCATGATTCCCATGATCGACTGCCCACTTTCCGCCCAGCAAGCCGTCTCCCATTGCCGATACCCACCCGccggagttcgaggagcagccTACCCTATCGTGAGAGCCTCCAAGTACGGTATGGACGAAGATTACATAAACAAGTGTGAGAGCGAGCTCATGATAATGTGCCAGGTCGAGTCGGAGGAAGCCGTGAGAAAGGTAAAGGAGATTGCTGCTGTTGATGGGGTTGACTGCATCATGATTGGGCCGTTGGATTTGAGCGTGAGCATGGGGTACCTGGGGGACCCAGGAAACGGGAAGGTGAAGGAGATGATTAGGGTGGCGGAGAAGGCGGTGCTGGGGACGAAGGAGAAAGGAAGCGATGGCGGGAGTGCAGGAGCTTATCTGGGTGGTTTTGCAATGCCACAGGATGGGCCTGAGGAGCTTAAGAAGCGCGGATACAACATGGTGTGTGGTGCTGTTGATGTAGGCTTGTTTAAGTCTGCTGCTGTTGAGGATGTGAAAACGTTTAAGATGAAATGACTTCTCATGATCACTCAGGACCCATCCCTTTTCTTTTCGAATTCCTGTTTGGTTTCTGGTTGTTCTTGTTGTTTTGTTTGTGGGGGAATAGATGAAGAGATGAACTATTGATCTTACCTTCAAATAAAGTTAATATTTCATCATGAAACATGTCCTATAATGACCTACCTAACAAGAAATCTTATGCATATATtggtttgttaatttgtttggtGAACCTTTTCATGAAAGAATATTGAGAAACAAATTCATGACAAGTTGGACATGTTTCACCCTGCAAAGCTCCTGACACCTTTACTTCTGAGTGCACATAAAGGATAGAGAAAACCTAGGGAGCGGTCGGGCTAATAAACATAGAAGAGCAGCCCACCACTAATTAGCTTACACCTAGGCTTTCCATCTAAGCTATCAtgtgttgcacaacatctgacaCATAGGCTTTCTCTTCCACATTTTAGCAAACACCTTGTATGCACCCTATGTTCTCCATTGCAATAGGTCTTCTATGTTTCCATCATCCCTAAtacttcaatccatcaaaatagAAATTGAGAAATTTTCCAGGAgaccatcatcatcttcttttttcttttgttattctAATCTAATTCCTTGGTTCTGTTTACTTTACTCATGTGTTTTTAGAAATTggatatgaaatttatttacttGCTTTTTGTTGGAGTTTGAACGCCATATGATGCTTCTCTCCAGCCACCGCCGAAGACTTATACAAATTGAATTTTGTAAACCCAATTGATTTATAGTCAAACTCAAGAAAATATGGATCGAATTTTCTCCAATAGAAAACCAATGATTTTTGTCGCCAAACAAATGTTGAAAAATTGGGAGATTTCTTTGAATACCGTCAAAAATGGGAAGAAATGGAgctttatttacaaatttatagAAATCACATTTCTTCATCGAAAGCAATATTCAAaggtttttattatttgttggaTTCCATCACAATCAGTGCCAGCCATTCGAGTTGCCATCGGGGATTATTTTTTCAGTTGAGATCTTCGTTTGGGTTGGGATGGAGTGGAAGATAGGAGCAGCGAGGAAGACGAACAGACGAAAACATGAAGTGCTCTTGGCGAAATTAGAAGTACGTGTTTCTGTGTGGTGGAGTCCATTTCTCTTATGGTGTATTTTCTTACTTGGCAAGCAGTGATTGGAGGGTTGCTCTTCTATGTTTATTAGCCTGACCATCTTGCAGCGGCTTTGTAAAGGATATGGTTGCCTTTCAACAACAATATGCATATTGTCCCattattattatgtattttatatatttatttcatagCTGAAAAGATCAGTCatgtttatttattcatttgatATATTTTGTAGTATAAATGGATCTAATATAGATCCATTTATACTACATAATTCTTTGTGATCAAAATCTATATAATTCTTGACCATGTTATCAACAAGGAGGTGCCATACATGATAAACCATacataaatatttagtatatgtTCAAATCACATTAGCATTGCATTAAGTTGTTAGATTGTAAATAGTGCATTAAACAAGCTATATGGATTGGATTATGAGATACTCTATTTGTAACGAATCAATATAAAAGTCTAgtcaataataattttttttttgcaagtaataagatattttattgatataaagataggccTAGCCCATGTATACTGGAAGTATACATATGAATACACctatttaagaactagaaattgttacaagaaaatcatgaaagctGAGActatttaaatctaaagtaaTGTCCcatataaataaagtcttctAGAAAAAACTCTTAAACTCTTCTAAGGAGCATTCATGATCCTCAAAATGTCTATTATTTCTTTCACTCCAAATACACAAAAGAATACATATATGAGCCATATTTCATACGACTGCAATCTGTGGTGTCCTTGTGATCCCTCTCCAGCTTGCTAATAGTTCAACCACCTTTTCCAGTATTACTCATGCTATTACCATTCTGCTAAAGAAGTAATTTCATATATCCCAAGCaaactcacaatgtaaaagtagaTGGTTcaccatttcactattatttctACACATATAACACTAGTCCGTAATTATAAGGGCACGTCTTCTAAGATTATCAATGGTCATAATCTTCCTTAAGCTGAGTAGATGGCCTATGTTGCATGGTAATTGTGTCATAGAAAGAGCATACTGAAAATTTCTCTTTCCTAGAAGATCTCCATTCCATCTTATCCTCATTTGTGATAGCAGGAGTAGTGTTATAAAGCAGGTTAAAAAATTCTACCAGAACAatcacttcccaatcatgtgcctcTTGAATGAGGTTGGTGTTCTACTCCTGTAAGCCACGAGTGATTACCTGCAGGTTAGCCACCATAGCTTATTTTTCCTGTGCAATTCTGAAAATGGTGGGATAAGCATCATTCAAAGCCGTGTCTCCCACCCacacatcatgccaaaagttgATCATGTTGCCATCCCCTAAACACAGCCTAGTATTACTAGAAAAAGAGTACCAACTGTTCCGTATATACTTCCATAACCCTACACTATATGCCCCCTACCCTCcttagaacaccaaccccccTTGCACTTCC
This Carya illinoinensis cultivar Pawnee chromosome 11, C.illinoinensisPawnee_v1, whole genome shotgun sequence DNA region includes the following protein-coding sequences:
- the LOC122282075 gene encoding 2-keto-3-deoxy-L-rhamnonate aldolase-like, which translates into the protein MASATPRSLKARLNDGEGPFYGLFLLSFSPTLAEIAGHAGYDFVVVDMEHGSGGISDALPCLRALAATGTPAILRVPDNSPTWAKKALDLGPQGIMIPMIDCPLSAQQAVSHCRYPPAGVRGAAYPIVRASKYGMDEDYINKCESELMIMCQVESEEAVRKVKEIAAVDGVDCIMIGPLDLSVSMGYLGDPGNGKVKEMIRVAEKAVLGTKEKGSDGGSAGAYLGGFAMPQDGPEELKKRGYNMVCGAVDVGLFKSAAVEDVKTFKMK
- the LOC122282073 gene encoding MYG1 exonuclease-like isoform X2 — translated: MVHWNLVLKARKVEDAINGPRLQVMLALSRGFNHRFLTFHRHLTSPLMANNAPLKRVGTHNGSFHCDEALGCFMIRLTDKFCNAEIVRTRDIQVLEGLDAVLDVGGVYDPIQDRYDHHQKGFDEVFGHGFFTKLSSAGLVYKHFGKEIIAKELQVDEGHPDVHRLFLAVYKSFMEAIDAIDNGINQFDTEKPPRYLNNTNLSSRVGRFNLDWIDPDQSPEKENEAFQQAMSLAGHEFLDSVRYHAKSWLPARSIIEECLAARQDSDPSGEIMVLNRFCPWKLHLLELEEEMKIDPLIKYIVYQM
- the LOC122282073 gene encoding MYG1 protein C27H6.8-like isoform X1, giving the protein MVHWNLVLKARKVEDAINGPRLQVMLALSRGFNHRFLTFHRHLTSPLMANNAPLKRVGTHNGSFHCDEALGCFMIRLTDKFCNAEIVRTRDIQVLEGLDAVLDVGGVYDPIQDRYDHHQKGFDEVFGHGFFTKLSSAGLVYKHFGKEIIAKELQVDEGHPDVHRLFLAVYKSFMEAIDAIDNGINQFDTEKPPRYLNNTNLSSRVGRFNLDWIDPDQSPEKENEAFQQAMSLAGHEFLDSVRYHAKSWLPARSIIEECLAARQDSDPSGEIMVLNRFCPWKLHLLELEEEMKIDPLIKYIVYQDDRNKTWRVQAVAVSPDRFESRKPLPSQWRGLTDDELSREVGIPGCVFVHMSGFIGGNRSYEGALAMAKAALKL